The Arabidopsis thaliana chromosome 5, partial sequence genomic interval TTATATAGCCTTCTGAAGCATCTGCACATAGAACcacagaagaaaacaagataaggttacaaacaagaagaatggTACGGAAGTTTTCGCTATCAGAAAGTTTTGGAATCGTTGTTACCATAATTGCTTGGCATAAAGTTTTCATCCAACGATAACTCAGACATATCAAGCTGTAATGGTTCATCGATTTCCTAGAAAAATCATGTCCACTAGGTTAAATACACGCCTAAATCAGGCTGTTACCAACCTTATTGTCAAAGAATGGAAGTGGATTTACCTTGAAAATAGCCGCAGAACAGGGCGCACGAACCGTTGATAGGTGTAAGAACTCAGCGAATGTTTTCCAAGTAAGGTGATTCAGGACCCGCAACATTTGATCATAGCTACCAATGGCAAGAAACTGACCACACGGAGACCAGGAAACAGTCTTGACACCAAGTCCACATTCATATGCCTGGTACTTAAACAGACACCTACCATCTGGAGAATAAATTAGAACCTGCCCAAAAGGTACAAATTTTAGAGATATCtccaacaaaccaaacataacaaaattcCAATAACTATCTAAAAATAGCATCAATACCAAAACGATACATACCTTATATTCAAGAGGCGAATCCCACACTACAATAGAACTATCATCAGGTGACCACTCAAGATCAGCCAAGTCCAAGGTATCAACAGCAAAGCTACCCATTATCTCCCATGATTGACAAGACAAAAGGTTAACATAATCCTTACAGTCACGCCGTGTACATATAGCCGCAAACTTCCCATCTTGATTGAATGAAACTCCCTTGGAACCATGCTTTGGCCACTGAACATGAACACACGCCGTGTTTAAAAGAGACCAAACCGTTAACCGCAGCTGAAACTCTGACGTAGTGAGTATATGACGGCTATCTGGACTCCACCTAGCGTATGAAATACCAGCAGGACCTTCATCAATCTTGCAAGTCCATTCTGGTTGAGTCAAAGACCAAGCTTGAATCATCGGTTTTTTATAAAGACCACAAAGAATGTACTCTGAATCAAGAGCCCATTCTATGTAGCTTATTTTATCTAAGCAAGAAAACAATTGCACAACCTGCATTCACATCCATAACATTGAAGATTAGtacatagaaagaaaaaaaaacttcaacgACATTTATCATCTCTAAGGTTAAAAGTTCCAAAATTTAGCAAACCCAAGTTAGTATAATCCAATTTAAGCACACGATCTAGTTGCATTTGAACATTAGAAGAAGTAAGATCCAAAAATCTCCTAGCTGAAATTGCCATTCTAATCAAGGGTTTAGGTGGATAAATTACTAAATCGAGCTTGCTTATACCTGAAACGAAAACGTATCACGGATCACGAGACGATAATCATTGGCGACGGCGACGTAACGAGAGTTTGGGGAGAAACAACAAGGACCTGTTTGCTTGTAAGCCTCCGTGAATTCCATATTTGAGTATGTGCAACGAGATTCtcagaagagaagaatcaatGCCTATGATCTATGATAATCTAAGCTCCTGGATTCACTGTGATACGAGACTGCGAGAAGCCATGGATATCGACTTTTTCgagagaaaattttcaaaattgaaatgaaagagagattgTGAGTCGGGTCGGGTTTGTATTGGGTGGGCCAGTTACGGGGATGGATTTCAGATTGATAATGGGCCTGAGGCCTATTATTCATTAACTCGTTTGTTGCTGGAATGACAATAATAGCCTTATTTAACAAACACCTTCACATAGACGAAAT includes:
- a CDS encoding Transducin/WD40 repeat-like superfamily protein, producing MEFTEAYKQTGPCCFSPNSRYVAVANDYRLVIRDTFSFQVVQLFSCLDKISYIEWALDSEYILCGLYKKPMIQAWSLTQPEWTCKIDEGPAGISYARWSPDSRHILTTSEFQLRLTVWSLLNTACVHVQWPKHGSKGVSFNQDGKFAAICTRRDCKDYVNLLSCQSWEIMGSFAVDTLDLADLEWSPDDSSIVVWDSPLEYKVLIYSPDGRCLFKYQAYECGLGVKTVSWSPCGQFLAIGSYDQMLRVLNHLTWKTFAEFLHLSTVRAPCSAAIFKEIDEPLQLDMSELSLDENFMPSNYDASEGYISVRYEVMELPVAFPFQKPPADKPNPKQGVGLLAWSKDSQYICTRNDSMPTALWIWDMRLLEVAAILVQKEPIRAAVWDPTCTRLLLCTGSSHLYMWTPSGAFCVCNPLPGFSISDLKWNIDGSCLLLKDKDAFCCATVPSLPESSDYSSDD
- a CDS encoding Transducin/WD40 repeat-like superfamily protein; its protein translation is MIQAWSLTQPEWTCKIDEGPAGISYARWSPDSRHILTTSEFQLRLTVWSLLNTACVHVQWPKHGSKGVSFNQDGKFAAICTRRDCKDYVNLLSCQSWEIMGSFAVDTLDLADLEWSPDDSSIVVWDSPLEYKVLIYSPDGRCLFKYQAYECGLGVKTVSWSPCGQFLAIGSYDQMLRVLNHLTWKTFAEFLHLSTVRAPCSAAIFKEIDEPLQLDMSELSLDENFMPSNYDASEGYISVRYEVMELPVAFPFQKPPADKPNPKQGVGLLAWSKDSQYICTRNDSMPTALWIWDMRLLEVAAILVQKEPIRAAVWDPTCTRLLLCTGSSHLYMWTPSGAFCVCNPLPGFSISDLKWNIDGSCLLLKDKDAFCCATVPSLPESSDYSSDD